The Mangifera indica cultivar Alphonso chromosome 8, CATAS_Mindica_2.1, whole genome shotgun sequence genome has a window encoding:
- the LOC123222673 gene encoding cytochrome c oxidase subunit 5C-like: protein MAAHKIAHATLKGPSVVKEICGAIVVAFSVGGIWKMYHWNEQRKVRAFYDMLEKGEISVVVED from the coding sequence ATGGCTGCCCACAAGATTGCTCATGCCACATTGAAAGGACCAAGTGTTGTTAAGGAGATATGCGGTGCAATTGTAGTTGCCTTTTCGGTTGGTGGTATTTGGAAAATGTATCACTGGAATGAGCAGAGGAAAGTGAGGGCATTTTATGACATGCTTGAGAAAGGTGAAATTAGTGTTGTTGTTGAAGattaa
- the LOC123223828 gene encoding probable WRKY transcription factor 65 isoform X1 — protein sequence MDGSLSPKLDKEVTESELKSETETQASKRRKVVEKTVVRVKIGENAGKLKNEGPPSDFWSWRKYGQKPIKGSPYPRGYYKCSTSKGCSAKKQVERCRTGAAVLIITYTSSHNHPCPTVQNINLTQQFKEPETQVQGTEDRPTTPKQEPREEKEETQNEFTVTMTTIDEDVSEDQFHYLQSPISCPQDIMINPEDRFTENIEKDKGTLNLLLDKEPLSSYPNLMTCSTPKSEENDFFDELEELPTSSVFNSFIRSNLFDERIPAVPS from the exons ATGGATGGTTCTCTCTCTCCAAAACTGGACAAGGAGGTTACTGAGTCTGAACTCAAATCAGAAACTGAAACTCAGGCTTCCAAAAGAAG GAAGGTGGTTGAGAAGACTGTTGTTAGAGTGAAGATTGGCGAAAATGCGGGGAAGCTAAAGAATGAAGGTCCACCTTCAGATTTTTGGTCTTGGAGGAAGTATGGACAGAAGCCAATTAAAGGTTCCCCATATCCAAG GGGGTACTACAAGTGCAGCACATCAAAAGGATGCTCAGCCAAGAAACAAGTAGAGAGGTGTAGAACAGGTGCTGCAGTGCTTATTATCACCTATACCTCCTCCCATAATCATCCCTGTCCTACTGTGCAGAACATTAATTTGACCCAACAATTCAAAGAACCCGAAACCCAAGTCCAAGGCACTGAGGACCGCCCCACTACCCCTAAGCAAGAACCACGAGAGGAAAAGGAAGAGACACAGAATGAATTCACTGTCACAATGACCACCATTGATGAAGATGTAAGCGAGGATCAATTTCATTATTTGCAATCCCCTATAAGCTGTCCCCAAGACATCATGATTAACCCTGAAGACCGTTTCACAGAGAATATAGAAAAAGATAAGGGCACACTGAACCTTCTCTTGGATAAGGAGCCCCTCTCTTCTTATCCAAATCTCATGACATGTTCAACTCCCAAGTCAGaagaaaatgacttttttgATGAGCTTGAAGAACTACCCACATCTTCAGTTTTCAATAGCTTCATCAGAAGCAATCTTTTTGATGAGAGGATTCCTGCTGTCCCTTCTTGA
- the LOC123223850 gene encoding histone-lysine N-methyltransferase EZA1, whose product MVSKASDSSSKLRKSHAEQSGDGVGNLLYKLNQLKKQIQAERIVSIKEKLEKNKRKIESDVSHLFSTTSRRNVTYTQENGFSNMPLCKYSGFSQGLGDKEYANCHEVVFSISTKLPYMEKIPPYTTWIFLDKNQRMAEDQSVVGRRRIYYDQHGSEALICSDSEEDIVEPEEEKHEFTDAEDRIIWMAFQEHGLGEEVINIVSQFTGVATSEIQERYNILKEKDNDKDLKDSGDSGYEVGISLDKTLSAALDSFDNLFCRRCLLFDCRLHGCSQTLINPCEKQSYWSEYEDERKPCSDHCYLQLRTVQDVLEGSTINVSERKKDTNEGSAVPSDAEEPGADNDTDLIPDGRSNSEKVLSITSEAGHSSVVAIRALNTDTSTIQTVGKRKALQPTEEELNELIQVSDDLQNSSSKKQKKLLPLDVITASSDAVSSMDAKSSCHIGASSDRDLQMITEDSKSESIEHVSEKFTSSSSVLHDKVEPNIRGEAKDVTYEPELQQTSSKVEGSSEWKPIEKELYSKGVEIFGRNSCLIARNLLSGLKTCIEVSSYMREGGSSIPHKTVAASSFLEEHRKADTDYTEQEMPTRPRLLRRRGRTRKLKYSWKSAGHPSIWKRIADGKNQSCKQYTPCGCQSMCGKQCPCLHNGTCCEKYCGCSKSCKNRFRGCHCAKSQCRSRQCPCFAAGRECDPDVCRNCWVSCGDGSLGEPPKRGDGQCGNMRLLLRQQQRILLAKSDVAGWGAFLKNSVNKNDYLGEYTGELISHREADKRGKIYDRANSSFLFDLNDQFVLDAYRKGDKLKFANHSSNPNCYAKVMLVAGDNRVGIFAKEHIEASEELFYDYRYGPDQAPAWARKPESSKRDDASVPQGRAKKHQSH is encoded by the exons ATGGTGTCTAAAGCCAGCGACTCTTCCTCTAAACTCAGA AAATCTCATGCTGAACAGTCTGGCGATGGGGTTGGAAACTTGTTATATAAGCTAAATCAGctcaaaaaacaaattcaagccGAGAGAATTGTTTCAATAAAA GAGAAACTTGAGaagaataaaaggaaaatagaaagtGATGTTTCTCATCTCTTTTCAACAACATCAAGAAGGAATGTTACATATACCCAGGAGAATGGTTTCAGTAACATGCCTCTCTGCAAGTACAGTGGATTTAGTCAAGGATTAGGAGATAAAGAGTATGCCAATTGTCATGAAGTTGTGTTCTCAATTAGTACAAAGCTTCCCTATATGGAGAAGATACCACCATATACTACTTGGATCTTCTTGGACAA AAATCAGAGAATGGCTGAAGACCAGTCTGTGGTTGGAAGAAGACGTATCTATTATGACCAACATGGCAGTGAAGCACTAATCTGTAGTGACAGTGAGGAAGATATTGTAGAACCTGAGGAGGAGAAACATGAATTCACTGACGCTGAAGATCGCATTATATG GATGGCCTTTCAGGAGCATGGACTAGGTGAGGAAGTAATTAATATTGTCAGCCAATTCACTGGGGTAGCCACTTCAGAAATACAG GAGAGATACAACATTTTAAAGGAGAAAGATAATGACAAAGATTTAAAAGATTCTGGGGATTCTGGATATGAAGTGGGCATTTCTCTGGACAAGACCCTTAGTGCTGCTTTGGATTCTTTTGATAATCTCTTTTGTCGTCGTTGCTTG TTATTTGACTGCCGTCTTCATGGATGTTCTCAAACTTTAATTAATCCT TGTGAAAAACAGTCATATTGGTCTGAATATGAAGATGAAAGGAAACCTTGCAGTGATCATTGTTACCTCcag TTAAGAACCGTTCAAGATGTGCTAGAAGGTTCAACTATTAATGtttcagaaagaaagaaagacacCAACGAAGGAAGTGCAGTGCCCTCTGATGCTGAAGAGCCTGGTGCTGATAATGATACAGACCTCATTCCAGATGGAAGAAGTAATTCTGAAAAAGTTTTATCCATTACTTCAGAGGCTGGTCATAGTTCTGTAGTTGCTATTAGAGCTCTGAATACAGATACATCTACCATTCAAACTGTGGGAAAGCGCAAGGCCTTACAACCGACAGAGGAAGAATTGAATGAATTGATACAAGTTTCTGATGATCTTCAGAATTCTTCAagtaaaaagcaaaagaaactACTGCCTTTGGATGTAATTACTGCATCCAGTGATGCGGTATCTAGTATGGATGCAAAAAGTAGTTGTCATATTGGTGCATCCAGTGACAGAGACCTTCAAATGATCACTGAAGATTCAAAAAGTGAATCCATTGAACATGTATCAGAGAAATTTACTAGCTCCAGTAGTGTTCTTCATGATAAGGTTGAGCCAAATATTAGGGGTGAAGCCAAAGATGTCACGTATGAGCCTGAATTGCAGCAGACATCTTCCAAAGTTGAAGGGAGCTCTGAGTGGAAACCTATTGAGAAGGAACTGTACTCGAAGGGAGTGGAGATATTTGGGAGAAACAG TTGCCTTATAGCCAGGAACTTACTGTCTGGGTTGAAGACTTGCATAGAAGTATCAAGTTACATGCGTGAAGGTGGTTCATCAATTCCTCACAAAACAGTTGCAGCAAGTTCATTTTTGGAAGAGCACCGGAAAGCTGATACAGATTATACA GAGCAGGAGATGCCAACAAGACCAAGATTACTTCGTAGAAGGGGCAGAACGCGAAAGCTTAAATATTCTTGGAAATCTGCTGGTCATCCATCAATTTGGAAAAGAATTGCAGATGGTAAAAATCAGTCTTGTAAGCAATATACACCATGTGGATGCCAGTCTATGTGTGGAAAGCAATGCCCCTGCTTGCATAACGGAACTTGCTGTGAGAAATATTGTGG GTGCTCTAAGAGTTGCAAAAATCGGTTTAGGGGATGCCACTGTGCAAAGAGTCAATGCAGAAGCAGACAATGCCCGTGTTTTGCTGCTGGACGTGAATGTGACCCAGATGTTTGTCGAAATTGCTGGGTTAG TTGTGGAGATGGTTCATTGGGTGAGCCACCCAAACGAGGTGACGGTCAATGTGGAAACATGAGGCTGCTTCTAAGGCAACAACAGAGG ATTCTCTTGGCAAAATCTGATGTTGCTGGATGGGGAGCCTTTTTAAAG AATTCGGTCAACAAAAATGATTATCTTGGAGAGTATACTGGTGAATTGATCTCCCATCGTGAAGCAGACAAACGTGGGAAAATTTATGACCGTGCAAATTCATCATTCCTTTTTGACTTGAATGATCAG TTTGTCCTTGATGCTTATCGCAAAGGAGATAAGCTGAAATTTGCAAACCACTCATCTAATCCAAACTGCTATGCAAAG GTGATGCTGGTTGCTGGAGATAACCGCGTAGGCATATTTGCCAAGGAGCATATTGAAGCTAGCGAGGAACTTTTTTATGACTATCGTTATGGGCCAGACCAAGCACCTGCTTGGGCTCGGAAACCCGAGAGTTCGAAGCGAGATGATGCATCTGTCCCCCAAGGCAGAGCCAAGAAACATCAGTCTCATTGA
- the LOC123224486 gene encoding uncharacterized protein LOC123224486, with the protein MFCLQNLQHKAKGLLIGPFYLLATNLLSLLLPLSFLLLARVSCAHYLFASYFHFSFFMYTSPVVLYVLVSTISIATFIHGLTGKILSESPGHHLYLAWILLCSLQICVGLGIEGSIAVGVNGSSFGFERSLFIRVIFFLGLHQTMHLWFRTVVKAVVDDTMFGASKEERWVEKVGMALTFCGLWWWNLRDEVESLVAVAETKKDLLMSVGVADSVGWWLYYQTATIGMVRLVKGLLWLGMMVRRNSITHPCDVEDKV; encoded by the coding sequence ATGTTCTGCCTGCAGAATTTGCAGCACAAGGCCAAGGGGCTATTGATCGGACCTTTCTATTTGCTGGCAACCAATCTCCTAAGCCTCTTGCTTCCCCTCTCATTTCTCCTTCTAGCCAGGGTCTCCTGTGCCCATTACCTCTTTGCCTCCTATTTTCACTTCTCTTTTTTTATGTACACAAGCCCAGTTGTTCTCTATGTTCTTGTTTCAACTATTAGCATCGCCACTTTTATTCATGGCTTGACAGGTAAAATTCTAAGCGAGTCGCCTGGTCATCATTTGTACTTAGCCTGGATACTCCTTTGTTCGTTACAAATTTGTGTTGGATTGGGGATTGAAGGCAGCATAGCGGTTGGTGTTAATGGGTCTAGTTTTGGTTTTGAGAGAAGTTTGTTCATCAGAGTAATATTCTTcttgggtttgcatcaaaccatGCATCTTTGGTTTAGAACAGTGGTGAAGGCAGTGGTTGATGACACAATGTTCGGGGCTTCAAAAGAGGAGAGATGGGTGGAGAAAGTGGGGATGGCTTTAACTTTTTGTGGCTTGTGGTGGTGGAATTTGAGGGATGAAGTTGAGTCTCTGGTGGCTGTGGCTGAGACTAAAAAAGATTTGTTAATGAGTGTAGGGGTGGCTGACTCTGTTGGCTGGTGGTTGTATTACCAGACCGCCACCATTGGCATGGTTAGGCTTGTTAAGGGTCTACTTTGGCTTGGAATGATGGTGAGAAGAAATTCAATTACTCACCCTTGCGATGTTGAAGACAAGGTCTAA
- the LOC123223828 gene encoding probable WRKY transcription factor 14 isoform X2 translates to MKVHLQIFGLGGSMDRSQLKVPHIQGSLAFSSIPWGYYKCSTSKGCSAKKQVERCRTGAAVLIITYTSSHNHPCPTVQNINLTQQFKEPETQVQGTEDRPTTPKQEPREEKEETQNEFTVTMTTIDEDVSEDQFHYLQSPISCPQDIMINPEDRFTENIEKDKGTLNLLLDKEPLSSYPNLMTCSTPKSEENDFFDELEELPTSSVFNSFIRSNLFDERIPAVPS, encoded by the exons ATGAAGGTCCACCTTCAGATTTTTGGTCTTGGAGGAAGTATGGACAGAAGCCAATTAAAGGTTCCCCATATCCAAGGTTCACTTGCTTTCTCATCAATACCTTG GGGGTACTACAAGTGCAGCACATCAAAAGGATGCTCAGCCAAGAAACAAGTAGAGAGGTGTAGAACAGGTGCTGCAGTGCTTATTATCACCTATACCTCCTCCCATAATCATCCCTGTCCTACTGTGCAGAACATTAATTTGACCCAACAATTCAAAGAACCCGAAACCCAAGTCCAAGGCACTGAGGACCGCCCCACTACCCCTAAGCAAGAACCACGAGAGGAAAAGGAAGAGACACAGAATGAATTCACTGTCACAATGACCACCATTGATGAAGATGTAAGCGAGGATCAATTTCATTATTTGCAATCCCCTATAAGCTGTCCCCAAGACATCATGATTAACCCTGAAGACCGTTTCACAGAGAATATAGAAAAAGATAAGGGCACACTGAACCTTCTCTTGGATAAGGAGCCCCTCTCTTCTTATCCAAATCTCATGACATGTTCAACTCCCAAGTCAGaagaaaatgacttttttgATGAGCTTGAAGAACTACCCACATCTTCAGTTTTCAATAGCTTCATCAGAAGCAATCTTTTTGATGAGAGGATTCCTGCTGTCCCTTCTTGA